Proteins encoded in a region of the Scyliorhinus canicula chromosome 2, sScyCan1.1, whole genome shotgun sequence genome:
- the LOC119962284 gene encoding origin recognition complex subunit 2-like, protein MNELGAFSVLVVQTIRCPNPPPWVATTLLTFHLLFKPSHVELYFEAHSSSKVLTSDRTLQKLQTPKLDQETLTRLLSDDSSSFAGELRQLKEEHEKLFHKWMLQTQLGFSLILYGLGSKRELLEEFRSTMLEGTVHVVVNGFFPSITLKSILNSVTEEVLEHEGSFRNPVDQLNFIIRAFEEDSTLDLYLLIHNIDGQMLRGCRNQQILSQLSTIPGIHLIASIDHLNAPLMWDQTRSCLFNWLWYEVTTFKPYTEETSYENSLLVRQSGALALSSLTHVLRSLTPNARGIFKLLAQFQLENKDNPGMSFQDFYQRCRDAFLVNSNLTLRAQLTEFRDHKLIRNKKGADGVEYLIIPVDVATLSNFLETEDRAT, encoded by the exons ATGAATGAACTGGGAGCTTTCTCTGTGCTGGTTGTTCAGACGATTCGctgccctaacccccctccctgggTTGCTACAACGTTGCTGACATTTCATCTTCTCTTTAAGCCAAGCCACGTTGAGCTCTACTTCGAAGCTCACAGCAGTTCAAAGGTCCTGACCTCCGACCGCACGCTACAGAAGCTACAGACCCCGAAGTTAGATCAG GAGACCTTAACGAGGCTATTGAGTGACGATAGTTCATCCTTTGCAGGAGAGCTCAGGCAGCTCAAGGAGGAACATGAGAAACTGTTTCACAAGTGGATGCTGCAGACACA ATTGGGATTCAGTCTCATCTTGTATGGTCTTGGTTCCAAGCGGGAGTTGCTGGAAGAATTCCGCTCTACGATGCTGGAAGGGACAGTCCATGTGGTGGTGAATGGATTTTTCCCGAGTATTACGCTTAAATCA ATTCTGAactctgtaacagaggaggtttTGGAACATGAAGGTAGCTTCCGTAACCCCGTGGATCAGCTCAACTTCATCATCAGGGCATTTGAAGAGG ATTCCACACTGGATCTTTATCTTCTCATCCATAACATCGACGGACAGATGCTGCGAGGGTGCCGGAACCAGCAGATACTGAGCCAGCTCAGTACCATTCCTGGAATCCACCTCATTGCATCCATTGACCACCTGAATGCCCCTCTGA TGTGGGATCAGACTCGAAGCTGTCTCTTTAACTGGCTGTGGTACGAGGTGACAACCTTCAAACCTTACACCGAGGAGACCTCGTACGAGAACTCGCTCCTGGTGCGACAGTCGGGAGCCTTGGCACTGAGCTCACTGACTCACGTACTGCGCAGTCTCACCCCCAACGCCAG GGGAATATTTAAGCTCCTGGCTCAGTTTCAGTTGGAGAACAAGGATAACCcag GCATGTCCTTCCAGGATTTCTACCAGCGATGTCGTGATGCTTTCTTGGTGAACAGCAACCTCACTCTGCGAGCACAGCTCACTGAATTTCGAGACCACAAACTCATCAGGAATAAAAAG GGTGCTGATGGTGTCGAATATCTCATCATCCCTGTCGATGTGGCTACACTCAGCAACTTCCTTGAAACGGAGGATAGGGCGACCTAA